The sequence atatatattacctGAAGTACAGAAAAGCTCTGAAGAATAAGAGAGACTCAAGGTAGGAGCGAAATAACCAAAACCACATGCGAAGAATGAAGTGACTGACAACGCACATGACAATAATGTtcattatattgaaaaaaataaaaaaataaataaatgccaagtaaaatgatagaaagaaacttacaaaaaaaaatgagattctTTGTGTGACATGTGGGCAAAATAGAAAAGAGATAACAAGGGTGGGGATGCGCAGTGAATGATTCATAACAATTTCAAAAACATTTCTACATCCCTAATTTACTCTACATTTGTTCATCTACAAATAAATACTACAGATGAAACATGAACtaaatatatgcacaaaatataCTTCTTACATGGCTAGATTATACAATCCATTATATGGCAATGAAAGTATGAACGATGTTGGTTAAAATTAGTAAATGAGCTTTCCTGACATTTACATGTGAAAGAATGAATGTCTGTATTTGTTTCacatgcatttttgtgtgtgcctgcacttatatttttctttggatGTTAATGAGAATCtgctcatataaaaaataatatggattGATAAGGAACCTTTTATATAGTCTTCTAAAAGATCTCTAATCACTTTACACTTCATTACTGGTTAGAAAATGTTGATCACCGGAAAGACTTATAAGAAATAGCATATAAGAAAAAGCCAGTGCAGTTATCAACTAAAACTATAAGGCAACATCAGTGTATACTATACACTGCAAAAGCCTATTTATGACatttaaaatgaattaaaagtaTGCTACGTCAAAATGagagaaatctgaaaaaaaaaaaaaaatcaaacccaatttcctttcttattcttgaAAAGCTGATATCTCCCAAAAAGGGGGAGGCTTCAAAATATAGCAGACTAACTAACAGTACCTTTCAAATTTCTCTAAATCTGCCTTTaaacaaaattacttttaaaacataaaatttgcatTCATAAATTTACAGTTCCCAATATTCTGTGAAAAATGCTGCATACATTCTCATACAATGTGTAAATTcatgatatataaaacaatctAAACTAACTAAACACtcattctatcatttttttcttttactgtaatACAATATCCTgagaaagtgaaggaaataaACTCTGAAAACTACTCTTTGCACTATTCACAAGAAAGAAATTTCGTCATTTTTACTGAgagacatttttttctcattatatggGGAAAAGACAAATTGTACTTTTCATTTGTATTGTTACAGAATCTctataatactatttatttttctgtaatatattgcatattcacacaaatatacatactgttTAAAAGCAAATtctctaaaataataaaaacatggaaGTTCCATCTTACTGAAAATATACAGTAGAAACTTATTCCTCTAACATATAAACTCTGGCTTTGGTTCATCTGCACTCTGGAAGTACTCAACAATAGCCATTATGCTGGCATAGGATCCAATGACAAAGCACAAGATGCCGAAGCTCATAATTACAAAACACTTTATAATTGTCAGCTTAGATaccctgaaaaaaaagtttaagagcTGTCACAATTATGCTGAACTTAATAATGTCCAGGGACATTTTAAAACCGATAAAATTTTGAAGtaaatctcaaaaaaaagtaaataattaaagaaaaatgcaCATAAATGTGTAATTTTTAACATGAATTTGTAATGCTCATTTTAAGATGAATTAATCAAATCAAATACAATACTATTAACACCATAAATGAAATCTATCAAACTGGAATATATAAGTAATTTTCACTCACCTTGGCCAAAACGTAACAAGCTCGATGATGGGAGGGAAAATGATAGCCAGAGTGGATGAGGACATAGCACCGACTAGTGAAATAAAAAGGCCTATGTTGGGTATCGCTGCTGCAAGGATAACTGAAaggcaaaaagaacaagaaaaaaaaaattgttaattgtAGATCTGACAAAGAAATGTCTCAATTGCACACTCTCctaggagagtgtgtgtggttcCACAGGTGCTTAAACCTGACCTCACTTGTTTACCCTATTTCTTGATTTTTggcataaaatattattatttataatactatcattattaatgtaagtattattattactcacaTAATTATTACGAAGAGTAGGCTTAGTGCTAAtaatggaaggaagaaagaaagaaagaaagaaagaaagaaagaaaagaaaatgaaagaatgaaagaaaaagaaagaaagaaagaaagaaagaaagaaagaaagaaagaaaaagaaaaaatgaaagaaaaagaaagaaagaaagaaagaaagaaagaaagaaagaaagaaaactcaaGAAATTTGATAAACAGGTTAGATCAGTGCTGACTCAGTGACTAAACATGTATAGAGCCACTATGTACCTGATTTGAACTTATTATGACATTTTTCTGGTGAATACTTCTGTAAAGATTATCTTTGTAAAGAttgcttttattatgattttttatctcATGTTTATATGATTGCTCTCAAAATTTtagcaatttagaaaaaaaaaaataaaatgtaatttttcattATGTCTCGCTTCATTCAAACTTAATATATCAAATCATAGTTGTTACCAGTAACACAGTTGTTACCAGATTTTGAAGAAGAGTTTTTTTAGGAGGGGAAAGAGCATTCAATGGGGTATGCTGTGTCCATATACATTTCTATGGCATGATCATGGATCTCTGCACATAGTGAGGGTGTTATAAATTGTCACAATCAAGTAAAGCCTATCAAaaactagtgttttttttctccatgacTTTTTTCTTATCAATGAGACAAATGTAATAATCACATAGACATCTGTTTAGCAAATTTCCTCTAGCCATGATCATGTTATCATCACATAACTCTTCAGACAATCATACATATTTCATGCAGCTaaaaccttccccttttccctcatattCCCTCTCCACACAACATACTATTATGCATCATAAAATTACCTCATGGTATATCACTTTGTTTTTACATTCAACATGTATAACTAAATGTGTAAACCCATATGATTGTTTTCTATGATAGAAATGTTTACATTTACACATTCATAGTAAGTTAGTCTTTTCATACATAAGCAAAGGGTAACTGCATTAAACttttcaaatttgtgttctattgatGCACTATATAGTTCCTATCTAACAAAGAAATATACTTTGTCTTTGTATGTAACTTTTGATCTTGAAGGTCAATATGAAGCCCCTAGTAGCACCTGATTACCCTATCCCTTGAATTTGCACGGAAATGTTGTCTTTATTTCAGGGTTAAGGGTTAAGACATCTAAATAATTACGCAAAGTCTCCATACTTACAagtaataagaacaaggaaagccCTGAATGCATATTCTCCTACACGTTTCGCCCTGTTTGAATGGAACCTAGTGCGGAGGTGTGGCCACATGATCTCCGAGGGAACATACAACATCAGTGAATAAGTCAAGTAGATTGCTACTGCCATCAGGATTTTCACCAACTGTGCAAGgctgaaaaaatatatgcacaattATGATGAAAgcaaataatctaaaataatatcagtgaagttgataaaaaaatatatgtcgcACATTACTAAAATATAAGTaacaaatcaatataaaaatatttttctgtaaATGATCTCAGATGCAAGATTTGCATGAGTTACACAGAATAAAACTAAGTTTATTCTgaatcccttccttctctctcttaccatATCACATATCAAGTACTATTTTAAAAAGTAGAGCAAATTCCATTTTACTCATGAATGAGAAAACTAATGGTTTCTTAGATAGGCTTTAAAAAGCCAGTGTACTCAgtaaattatctttaaaatcaatatgataatacaaaaaacttCATAAGAGTTAAAATGAAAACACTTACTTATCACTTGGTGGAAGGTTAAGTGTAACTGAGCCATGTACAGCATCACCATACTTTAGGTAGCCAAAGAATCCAACAGCAATGTAACCACAGGTGACTAGAATCATGGCTGTATTTAACACTCCGTTGCATCCACGGAAATCTTCTGGTGTTGTCATTTTCCTCTCCAACGGCAAAACCTAGATGGAAACAGagaaatattataatgttataaatatatcaacTGGTAAGAATATGCTGAACAAAAGATAAATGTTCTAGCAAAAACATACCCCAAATATGTAAGAGAATATAAATTAATTACTGCTTTTTCTTACTACAGATACCTCATCAAATCTGTTTCAATGGTTCTTAGCAACACAAATTAATTTGCTTAATCAAGCAGTGAATAATCTCCATTCTTCAGTGTAGAGGATGACTACTGTCCAGATTTGATTTGTTAAATTCATTGCAAAAAACAAGTCTAGGTCTTGTGTCAAGATGTGGAATTAAGCCTTTGCCAATGGgcatggcatatacgtacattttctttgatttacgaaaatattttacgctatcttattttgctgttactaatgtttataacattatattaattctaatgtttacaataaaaataacaacatcgatattcatagcactagtaaacaattcgtttttcccgccaatacaaggaaaggtgaaatcaggtaagatcacaagatctactaattgatcctttgtggctaagcactagcagaaccatctatgtgcagagacattccacaaaaatataaaaaatgagcacagcattttccccattttccctgtcggcattgggttaaggTGTATTAAAAGGCAAAATGTTGTGCTTCTTATCTTAAGGGTAACATTTCAATTTGGTGACTAAGGAGGGgaattttcattaaataaattttaattattctatCACTCACTATTTTGGTTTAGTTAAAAATTACAAACATAGATGGTACCACTCTTTCCCAGAACCAGCTGGAAAATCAGTTGAAAAGGGCATTCACCTAAGTCTCTTCAGAGCATGGACTTCAGGGAGAGACGACAAACAATCAAATGCTAACCTCTCAGTCTAAAGTAACAGCAGTGTAAGACAAATAGgcagagggggatgaggaaggtgaCTGACAATATACAGACTGCAATATGCCCCTTTGAATTCTGTATTGGAATTCCTCTTCCCTGTCACTTCATGTTTTCTTTCATTGGTAatgattatttttccttatttgtttacttaataaaaaataaagaataaataacacacacatatatgtatatatatgtatatatatatatatatatatatatatatatatatattatatatatatatatatatatatatatatatatatatatatatatatatttatatatatatatatattatatatatatattatattatatatatatatatatatttatatatatatatatatatatatatatatatagatagatagatagatagatagatagatagatagatagatagatatatgttgatGACACTGAGAGCATTCTATGGGATGCTGATAATGGTGACCATTTCCCTAAAGTATACATACAAGAAACATTGCAAATGCATGCGAGAAAATGTAGTATGATAgtacaaataaaagatatttgctGTTGCTTATAAAGATATCAaatagcatttttaaaatttctgattTCCCCTTTTGATATTTTCAGCTTTTAACCCGTTAATGATGGCATTAGGAATTTCTCAGTGTCACTGACTCCAGAGGTTTCTAGTAACCATCCTACAGTTTGGCCCAGGAGTCTTCTACATGTATCAGAATTTCCCAGCAGATACAGGTTAATTGAATATGTGCACTGTGCTGGGAGAGACATCCAAAAAGAGTGCAGCAGAAGGGTAAAGCTATTCATTCATCTTTGAAGGGACCACTACATTTATAATTACCACTTTTAACTTACAagaaatataatactaatcacatcaatttaatgaaagcaataaaaaataataacacaaggaGCAAAAAATAACTGCATAAATCACATGCAACTAAATCAAATAGGGTCTTACCACTCCAATTCCTTCAAAAGCGTATATTGAAGTACCCACAAAGAGTGGCAACTGCTTCCAGCTCTTGAACTCAGGTCTATCATAAGAAGAAGGAATATCTTGGAGAAGGTAGTGGAAGGTAATGGCAATGCCAAGCCCCAAGAACACGTTGCTTATGAGCGAGAATGGGGCAAGCacctgtaataaatatataatttagaaagTAGAAAACAACATATTGAAGCTGGGATGAACCCTTATATAAATATTGGTCAGAAGTAAGATTTCTTTTCCTGAAAGGCTAGGATGAATGGCTAAATATTCTACTACAATGAAACCAAGTGTCCTTGATCATCCTCCATCTTAAGCAAGAGCACCAACTTGGAGGCACTGCAGGTTCAATGAGAGTCCTGCTTATCATCTATAAATTCTATGGTCTGGTTTTCTACAGTTTTGTAAGTTTACAGAAAGTCCctttcaattataaaaaaataggttACCCCACTCTTATTTCGTATCAAAAATGGTTAAGtactttttaatattcattttaaaatgaaatatgctttatgatgaagaaaaatgtaaaacaaaattttcataaaCATTGTTGGAGAATGATAGAAAAACAATCTgatctgcattttcttttctttctttcttttaatagaCAAGCTCATACCAAAGCTGTGTTATTTGTCTTATTAAAGTACTTATGCTACAGCAAAGCCAACTTCCCATTCTTATTACCTCTTACATTATTGGTGGTTTATTATCAAAATGGATTCTTAAGAGCAGTGCTCTCAGAATAAAGCAACTCACCTTTAATGATCTAATCATTGATATGGCTAGTAGAGGAATCAATAAAATAGCCATGTACCCATGAATGTCAATTTCATTTCCTGGCAACTTACAGTCAACCACCTGCAATACAGAGGACTTCATTAaaacacattaataaaaatatgataaaattaactATTCCTTCCAATTCTTTTTACTGATAAATCTGTACTTTCAATAGATTGGTCATTCCAATATATCTTGCTAGTATAAGATACAGTTTCATATATATAGTGCTCATTAGTCAACTATGTAACAataaacctccctctctctccctctccctcgctctctctctccctcgctctctctctccctcgctctctctctcctctcttccctccgctctctctctccatctctcgctctctcttctctctctctctcgctctctctctctctcctccctcgctctctcctctctctcgctctctcctctcgctctctctctcctctctctctctctccttctctcttctctctctctcttcttctctctctccttctctctctcttctctcgtctctctcctctctcttctctctctctccccttctctctctcttctctctctctctctcctctttcttctctctctctctctcttctcctctcctctctctctctctctctctctctctctctctctctctcccctcttctctctctctctcttctctcttctctctctcttctttccctctccttctctctcttctcttctctctcttctctctctctctctctcttcttctctcctctctctcctctctcttctctctcttcctttttttcttttcccttttctctctctctctctcttctctctcttctctcttctccttctctctctctctctctcttctctctctctctctctcttctctctctctcttctctctctctctctctttttttactataGCTTATATTTTCTAGGTTTCACCTACATTATGATGAAATTTAATACAACTTCCAAACCCATCAAAGCCAGTACTATTATGTGAATAAAGGACCACTACAGCCAGACTGCAAAGGTTCATAGTGTGCACATGTGCAAGATATTGATATACAGCAGTCTTGGATCATTACTTACACATGTCACTAAGTGAAGTCAACAGCTGCAAACAGGATGAGTAATGTGAATCACACCACCACAGCCATaactatattaaataatttttcattttctcaggCTTCAACTCTAGGAGCAAAACATTAATTTGTCTTATGCTACTTGGACAACAATGTTCACAAGGGCTCAAGTCTCAAACACATCATGAAATAATTTACTTGCTGAGAAGGCTCCAAAGATAGGAAGCAAGTCACtgattcatgcatgtatgtacataaacagtATATATCATCACTGCACATATctgcatattatataatctacACAGTAGGAGGTATAAACAGACTTCAGACAACCAGAGGAGGTTTAGGAATgtattacacatataaaataagggCTCACTATGACCGATTTCCTATACGAAATTCGACAGTACAGAGCCAAAAAGGTTGTCATGGTGACAATGATGTAAACTATACCTCAGTATATTGAATTTCTATATCTTAATGAAATTATGAAGCTAAGCCTAGCTTTGTCTTGGGAAAAGTACCATGCCCACTGATATGGATTGCCATCTACCAGAACTTCAGCATCAGAGTCATTTCTAGAACAAACTACAGCCATATgaaaataacctaacctaacctaagaatCACCTTAGTGCATTTAGGACTGATGTAATGTACTATATAAtgctagtttttaaaaaatcattattaacacTGTCAACACTAAAATATCTACATTTACTTATTTAGTTTTAATCATTGTTTCTCAAACTATATATGAAAACACCTATATTTCACAATGAACTATTATTCCTTtacaacataaatattttttgccAACTGCACACTGGAAAATTACTTGCCTGTTTGACATTTGCTGCAAtaaacaccacataaacacagcAGAAGCCTAACTGTGTAATGGTAAGAAAGGAATTCAATACTGCACGTGCAACAGGTGCTAATCTACGCAGAGGGGCAGGGCCAGTGGTGAAGGCGTGGTACCCAACTTCTGCATAGTCCAACCCACTTACTCCTAATCTTTCCTTCAATTCATGGGCACATCTTACCTAAAAATGAGAACCAAATATAATACCAGAAAAGGATGGCTCTTCTGTAAAACTGAATTCTGTATTAATAAATGATATGCTAGTATAGAGCAGATGTGTAAGCACAAGagaatatacattattatgcCATGATTCTTCTGCATTATATAAAAGTTACTTCAGAATACCCTGTTGTAAAAGCATATCAGATAAATAATCAAtactgatgattgataataaatcattaaaatcTTTAATAGTTACACCCCTTACCACTGACATAACCTTACCTGTCTCCAAAGAATTCATTTCACACTTACCTCATCTATAATAAGCAGTTAATAAATAAAGTCTTCATTAAAGAGAGCACTTACCAACATATGCATACAGTGAATGCAGATGGTCGCTATGACAGGCAAGAGAGCAGTGCCAGTATACAAGCCAGAGTTCTTGAGGCCATCAGGCATTGCCAGGATGCCAGTGCCAATATTTCCTTTAATCAGGTGAATCAACGTCTCACAATTCCTGAAGGGCACCAAAAATTGAATATTCTGAGAGTTAATGGGGATTagtgagggtgggagagaggaggagggggcctGGGTGATAATGGTGTGTTCATTTGCCTTttgaatttaattattaaaaaacagaAGTCCGTAAGAAATATGAGTGTAATGGCGGATAATACAGACAGGTGTGAGAACACTCAAAAATCTATATCATGAGAGAACAaggaaatatgatgatatatttatatattgctattataaaaattttcctggCTAAATCAAAGTTGTATTTTAAAAGCAGGTCATATTAGGCTGGGGAAAAGCAAAGTATAGCAAGACTTGGCTCAATCTTGTTGTTTAAACTATACCAACCTGGATTaggtgatataaaatatatttactactACTCAATGACACTTAGCTAAGATTTAAATGCATTTGATTAGTCTTAGCTTAGAGAAGTCAAATGTCAATCTATCACAatgaatatcaaaatataatatttacaaacatatccacggaaaaataaatattctatcaCAAAAGTTTAAGAgcacattatcattttcacttcaAATTTATATCTcagtttttctccttttgtcATGCATCAAATAATGGCACTGTAGCACGTCTGCAATCAGCAACACAATTTCCTAGAGACCATGGTTAGAGCCTTACGTGGTCTGCTGGTGCGCGTCATCAATGTGGTGTCCTGACGCAGTGAGCCCAGATTCGTCGTGCTCTTCACCCTCCCCATCTGACACCGGCTCCTCCCCATCCCGAGACATCTGTGATCGTGCAAGC comes from Penaeus monodon isolate SGIC_2016 chromosome 5, NSTDA_Pmon_1, whole genome shotgun sequence and encodes:
- the LOC119573197 gene encoding proton-coupled amino acid transporter-like protein CG1139; translated protein: MPRGTTEHQPLLTEPDPELARSQMSRDGEEPVSDGEGEEHDESGLTASGHHIDDAHQQTTNCETLIHLIKGNIGTGILAMPDGLKNSGLYTGTALLPVIATICIHCMHMLVRCAHELKERLGVSGLDYAEVGYHAFTTGPAPLRRLAPVARAVLNSFLTITQLGFCCVYVVFIAANVKQVVDCKLPGNEIDIHGYMAILLIPLLAISMIRSLKVLAPFSLISNVFLGLGIAITFHYLLQDIPSSYDRPEFKSWKQLPLFVGTSIYAFEGIGVVLPLERKMTTPEDFRGCNGVLNTAMILVTCGYIAVGFFGYLKYGDAVHGSVTLNLPPSDNLAQLVKILMAVAIYLTYSLMLYVPSEIMWPHLRTRFHSNRAKRVGEYAFRAFLVLITFILAAAIPNIGLFISLVGAMSSSTLAIIFPPIIELVTFWPRVSKLTIIKCFVIMSFGILCFVIGSYASIMAIVEYFQSADEPKPEFIC